A single window of Tenericutes bacterium MZ-XQ DNA harbors:
- a CDS encoding nucleotide exchange factor GrpE, whose protein sequence is MEDEKKEKDLQSEEIVEEKDVSPEKEEKSKKEKKNKHKEQVEALEKEIKELKDKFLRNAAELDNFKKRMTQERINDRKFASKNLVHDILEPLDQLDKIVNIQTEDATLKNFLYGFKMINDKFYQVLISDGLKEIDALNKQFDPKYHYAIEKESHKDKPNGINLEVVQKGYMYKDQLLRPAMVKVNEWSDENGKDE, encoded by the coding sequence ATGGAAGATGAAAAAAAAGAAAAAGATCTACAATCTGAAGAAATTGTAGAGGAAAAAGATGTTTCTCCTGAAAAAGAAGAAAAATCTAAAAAAGAAAAGAAAAATAAACATAAAGAACAAGTAGAGGCATTAGAAAAAGAAATTAAAGAACTCAAAGATAAATTTCTAAGAAATGCTGCAGAGCTTGATAACTTTAAAAAAAGAATGACACAAGAAAGAATCAATGACAGAAAATTCGCATCAAAAAATCTAGTTCATGATATTTTAGAACCGCTTGATCAGTTGGATAAGATTGTAAATATCCAAACTGAAGATGCAACTTTAAAGAATTTCTTATATGGATTTAAAATGATAAACGACAAGTTTTATCAAGTGTTAATCAGTGATGGACTCAAAGAAATTGATGCATTAAATAAACAATTTGATCCTAAATACCATTATGCAATTGAAAAAGAAAGCCATAAAGACAAACCAAATGGCATTAATTTAGAAGTGGTACAAAAAGGATACATGTATAAAGATCAACTATTAAGACCTGCCATGGTCAAAGTAAATGAATGGAGTGATGAAAATGGCAAAGACGAATAA
- a CDS encoding heat-inducible transcription repressor HrcA produces the protein MLTSRQKLILKAIIELYVKDAQPVGSKALTQLPYLNFSSATLRYDMAQLEELGYLEKTHTSSGRIPSELGYRYYVEHLVTRDQDVLESFPLIDEIFLKNKMAREKTVEEAINLLSDLTNYAALAVGPSGHTAKIKKIDFIPLSEYEAVILIVTDQGHVQHQSITIPDDGDIEGVRKVIKTLDDLLKERNIIEASDILKNAFAKTQIESFMAYQEQIIESFIDAFSKFAEENFYLSGVTNIFDQPEFHSASHIKNFVDMLDRRELLKFIGQEDGLSIRFGSDLRLIPMENCTVISVPYRISEEEHGTIAVVGPTRMQYNKVIPLVEYIASNLGKLYKK, from the coding sequence ATGTTAACAAGTAGACAAAAATTGATCTTAAAAGCCATTATTGAACTTTATGTGAAAGATGCACAACCTGTTGGTTCTAAAGCTTTAACACAACTTCCATATCTTAATTTTTCAAGTGCAACCTTGAGATATGATATGGCACAACTTGAAGAGTTAGGATATTTAGAAAAAACACATACTTCAAGTGGACGTATTCCATCAGAATTAGGATATCGCTATTATGTTGAGCATTTAGTGACTAGAGATCAAGATGTATTAGAATCATTTCCACTCATTGATGAAATTTTCTTAAAAAATAAGATGGCACGTGAAAAAACTGTTGAAGAGGCAATCAATCTTTTATCAGATTTAACAAATTACGCAGCCTTAGCTGTAGGTCCAAGTGGGCATACAGCAAAAATCAAAAAAATTGATTTTATACCTTTATCAGAATATGAAGCTGTCATTTTGATTGTTACCGATCAAGGACATGTCCAACATCAATCGATAACAATACCTGATGATGGTGATATCGAGGGTGTCAGAAAAGTTATTAAAACACTTGATGATTTATTAAAAGAACGAAATATCATTGAAGCAAGCGATATTTTAAAAAATGCTTTTGCAAAAACACAAATCGAATCATTTATGGCTTATCAAGAACAAATTATTGAGTCGTTTATTGATGCGTTTTCTAAATTTGCAGAAGAAAATTTCTATTTATCTGGTGTAACCAACATCTTTGACCAACCGGAGTTTCATAGCGCTTCACACATAAAAAACTTTGTGGATATGCTCGATCGAAGGGAACTGCTTAAGTTCATTGGTCAAGAAGATGGATTATCGATTAGGTTTGGTAGTGACTTAAGATTAATACCTATGGAAAATTGTACGGTTATCTCTGTCCCGTATCGCATTAGTGAAGAAGAACATGGAACCATTGCAGTCGTAGGACCCACAAGAATGCAATACAATAAAGTCATACCTTTAGTAGAATATATCGCAAGCAACTTAGGTAAACTTTATAAAAAATAG
- a CDS encoding ATPase: MTTKKFDIIGMTCASCANAIDQVLKRKEGVIKANINLGNDTAFITFDESKINIDQVIETIESAGYDATLKEETLKSITLRVEGMTCATCASNVDHAVKELQGVKDVNVNIANDKMTVTYDTEVLKLSHMKKAVQDIGYDIMLEEDIDVSVDPDVLKMQKAKRKMLISASISAMMMTLMVIHMFIISIFGYTVIVALMGFPVVFILGSHVHKASFKSLKAKRPNMDVLVSLGSLPPYLIGLLGLFLPITTFIEMATTIMTFHLIGKFLETRAKGKASLAIKKLIELGAKTARILVDGQEIEVLTSELSVGDVMIIKPGEKIPSDGKVIEGESLIDESLATGESMPVKRKTGDPVIGATMNKQGLLKVEVTKTGNDTFLAQIINLVEACQGSKVPIQAFADKITGYFVPAIMVITVLTFISFNVFSGFHLGILQSVEGILPWINTDQSSLTLAFVTATAVLVIACPCALGLGTPTALMVGSGLGAEKGILIRNGEAVQTLKDIKVIAFDKTGTLTYGKPVVTDIIAKDEKELLSIAGSLEKGSEHVLASAIIEKARESHALFRGIKNFEAIVGHGIKATIDDEIYLIGNRKLLDQYQVNYKAFEDDMIRLEEEAKTAMLVASTKEVLGMIAVADALKDDVHDVIKSIEKYGIKTAMITGDNERTAKAIAKKAGISHVISNVLPEGKVDEIKNLQNQYGLVAMVGDGINDAPALKQSNVGIAIGTGTDVAIEAADVTLVRGELETILQAVELSKAIFRKIKQNYFWAWFYNAIAIPFAMFGLLHPMIGAAAMSLSSLNVIYNSLRLKRVDLNKHLEVSYEA; encoded by the coding sequence ATGACAACAAAGAAATTCGACATCATTGGTATGACTTGTGCGTCATGTGCAAATGCCATTGATCAAGTTTTAAAAAGAAAAGAAGGCGTCATTAAAGCCAATATCAATTTAGGCAACGATACAGCGTTCATCACTTTTGATGAATCAAAAATCAATATCGATCAAGTGATTGAAACCATTGAAAGTGCTGGATATGATGCGACATTAAAAGAAGAAACATTAAAATCAATAACGCTGCGCGTTGAAGGGATGACCTGTGCAACTTGTGCAAGCAATGTTGATCATGCAGTTAAAGAACTTCAAGGTGTTAAGGATGTCAATGTGAACATAGCGAATGACAAAATGACAGTAACTTATGATACTGAAGTATTAAAACTTAGTCATATGAAAAAAGCAGTTCAAGACATTGGCTATGACATCATGCTTGAAGAAGATATAGACGTGAGTGTCGATCCCGATGTCTTAAAAATGCAAAAAGCTAAAAGGAAAATGCTAATTTCTGCATCTATCTCTGCTATGATGATGACACTGATGGTTATTCACATGTTTATCATTTCTATTTTCGGATATACAGTGATTGTTGCACTCATGGGGTTCCCCGTGGTCTTTATATTAGGTTCGCACGTACATAAAGCAAGTTTTAAATCACTTAAAGCTAAAAGACCTAATATGGATGTCTTAGTGTCATTAGGGTCCTTACCGCCTTATTTAATTGGTTTGCTTGGACTTTTTTTACCAATCACAACATTCATCGAAATGGCAACAACCATTATGACATTCCACTTAATTGGTAAGTTTTTAGAAACAAGAGCTAAAGGTAAAGCATCACTAGCAATTAAAAAACTGATTGAGTTAGGTGCAAAAACTGCAAGAATCCTTGTCGATGGACAGGAAATAGAAGTTTTAACATCAGAACTATCAGTTGGTGATGTGATGATTATAAAGCCGGGTGAAAAGATTCCTTCAGATGGAAAAGTCATTGAGGGTGAGTCTTTAATTGATGAGTCACTTGCAACTGGTGAATCTATGCCAGTGAAAAGAAAGACAGGAGATCCTGTCATTGGTGCAACCATGAATAAGCAAGGTTTGCTCAAAGTAGAAGTCACTAAAACCGGAAATGATACATTCTTAGCACAAATCATTAATCTTGTAGAAGCTTGTCAAGGATCGAAGGTACCGATTCAAGCATTTGCCGATAAAATTACAGGATATTTTGTTCCAGCGATTATGGTGATTACTGTTTTAACGTTTATATCATTTAATGTTTTCTCTGGTTTTCATTTGGGTATCTTACAATCCGTTGAAGGTATTTTACCTTGGATAAACACAGATCAAAGCTCATTAACATTGGCATTTGTTACAGCAACCGCTGTACTCGTTATTGCTTGCCCTTGTGCGCTTGGTTTAGGAACACCTACAGCATTAATGGTCGGTAGTGGTTTAGGCGCTGAAAAAGGCATTTTAATCCGTAATGGAGAGGCTGTACAAACCCTAAAAGATATTAAAGTGATTGCATTTGATAAAACTGGAACATTAACATATGGTAAACCAGTGGTTACTGATATCATCGCAAAAGATGAAAAAGAATTATTATCGATTGCAGGGTCTTTAGAAAAAGGCTCTGAGCATGTTTTAGCATCTGCGATAATTGAAAAAGCAAGAGAGTCTCATGCGTTATTTAGAGGCATTAAAAACTTTGAAGCAATCGTGGGTCACGGGATTAAAGCGACTATTGATGATGAGATTTATTTAATTGGAAATAGAAAACTTTTAGATCAATATCAAGTTAACTATAAAGCTTTTGAAGATGATATGATCAGACTTGAAGAAGAAGCCAAAACAGCAATGTTAGTTGCTTCAACTAAAGAAGTACTTGGTATGATTGCAGTTGCTGATGCTTTAAAAGATGATGTTCATGATGTCATTAAATCTATTGAAAAGTATGGGATTAAAACAGCGATGATTACAGGTGATAACGAAAGAACTGCAAAAGCAATTGCAAAAAAAGCAGGGATTTCACATGTTATTTCAAACGTCTTACCAGAAGGTAAAGTCGATGAAATTAAAAACCTACAAAATCAATATGGATTAGTTGCTATGGTTGGTGACGGTATCAATGATGCTCCTGCATTAAAACAATCCAATGTAGGTATTGCCATTGGTACAGGTACGGATGTTGCGATTGAAGCTGCAGATGTAACATTAGTCCGCGGCGAATTAGAAACGATTTTGCAAGCTGTTGAGTTATCTAAAGCAATTTTTAGAAAAATCAAACAAAATTATTTTTGGGCATGGTTCTATAATGCGATTGCTATACCATTTGCGATGTTTGGATTGTTGCATCCAATGATCGGTGCGGCAGCAATGTCATTAAGCAGTTTAAATGTCATTTATAACTCATTAAGATTAAAAAGAGTTGATTTGAATAAACATTTGGAGGTATCCTATGAAGCATGA
- a CDS encoding molecular chaperone DnaJ → MANKRDYYEILGLKKGASQEEIKKAYRTLAKKYHPDISKEENAETKFKEVQEAYDTLNDPQKKAQYDQYGHEGSPFGNAGQGFGGGFGDFGGFSDIFSQFFGGGGSRSQRQSNYNGPQRGDDLEKTMTIDFMEAALGTKKTIQVQVDEECHVCHGLGAESSKDVEACDRCHGDGYVNVDQRTMFGTMRTQQVCPKCGGQGKVIKKKCNTCHGTGIERVTKTVDVNIPAGVDTNMSLKVAGYGNGGTKGGSKGDLYLNFRVKPHKVFKRHHDDIILEVPITITQAVLGATIEVPTIYGDVNLKIPAGIEHGTILRMREKGIANVRSKKKGDQQVVVELKTPKSLSAQEKKLYEQLEKLESVQKETAWDKFKNMFKN, encoded by the coding sequence ATGGCAAATAAAAGAGATTATTATGAGATATTAGGACTAAAAAAAGGCGCAAGTCAAGAAGAAATCAAAAAAGCGTATCGAACACTTGCCAAAAAATATCATCCTGATATTTCTAAAGAAGAAAATGCAGAAACTAAATTTAAAGAAGTGCAAGAAGCGTATGACACATTAAATGATCCACAAAAGAAAGCACAATACGACCAATACGGTCATGAAGGCAGTCCATTTGGGAATGCTGGACAAGGATTTGGTGGTGGATTTGGTGATTTTGGTGGATTTAGTGACATATTCTCGCAGTTTTTTGGCGGCGGTGGATCTCGCTCACAAAGACAAAGTAATTACAATGGACCACAACGTGGTGATGACTTAGAAAAAACGATGACCATTGATTTTATGGAAGCTGCTCTTGGAACGAAAAAAACAATCCAAGTTCAAGTCGATGAAGAATGTCATGTTTGTCATGGATTAGGTGCAGAATCATCTAAGGATGTTGAAGCATGTGATCGATGTCATGGTGATGGCTATGTCAATGTTGATCAAAGAACGATGTTTGGTACAATGCGTACACAACAAGTTTGTCCAAAATGTGGCGGTCAAGGTAAAGTGATTAAAAAGAAATGTAACACTTGCCACGGCACTGGTATAGAAAGAGTGACTAAAACAGTTGATGTTAACATTCCAGCTGGTGTAGACACAAATATGAGTCTAAAAGTTGCTGGTTATGGTAATGGAGGGACAAAAGGTGGATCTAAAGGTGATTTATACTTAAACTTTAGAGTGAAACCACATAAAGTCTTTAAACGCCACCATGATGATATCATCCTAGAGGTTCCAATAACGATTACTCAAGCAGTTTTAGGTGCAACTATAGAAGTACCTACCATTTATGGAGATGTTAACTTAAAAATACCAGCAGGTATTGAACATGGAACGATTTTAAGAATGAGAGAAAAAGGTATCGCTAATGTAAGAAGTAAGAAAAAAGGCGATCAACAAGTTGTTGTTGAACTTAAGACACCAAAGAGTCTTTCAGCTCAAGAAAAGAAATTGTATGAGCAACTTGAAAAACTAGAATCTGTGCAAAAAGAAACTGCATGGGATAAATTTAAAAATATGTTTAAAAATTAG
- a CDS encoding transcriptional regulator, producing MKHDRTEALNILKTAKGQIDAVIRMAEDGRYCVDVANQIVATTSLLKKANLLILQDHINTCVKESFEDGSSDEKIKEVMQLIQKYIK from the coding sequence ATGAAGCATGATCGAACTGAAGCTTTAAATATTTTAAAAACTGCAAAAGGACAAATTGATGCAGTCATCCGTATGGCTGAAGATGGAAGATATTGTGTGGATGTAGCAAATCAAATTGTTGCAACTACGTCACTTTTAAAAAAAGCAAACCTACTTATTTTACAAGATCACATTAACACTTGTGTTAAGGAATCTTTTGAAGATGGTTCAAGTGATGAGAAGATTAAAGAAGTGATGCAGCTCATTCAAAAATATATAAAATAA
- a CDS encoding 50S ribosomal protein L33, which yields MRDNVKLVCTSCGDENYHTDKNKKTKPERLEMKKYCPRERKYTIHREKK from the coding sequence ATGAGAGATAATGTCAAATTGGTTTGTACATCATGTGGCGATGAAAATTATCATACAGATAAAAATAAAAAAACTAAACCAGAACGTTTAGAAATGAAGAAATATTGCCCACGTGAAAGAAAATATACAATCCACAGAGAAAAGAAATAA
- a CDS encoding 4-hydroxy-3-methylbut-2-en-1-yl diphosphate synthase, which produces MLQREKTRSIKIGPYTMGGNNKVFIQSMTNTYTKDVEATVKQIKMLENAGCEIIRVAVLDMVDAQAIKKIKKQISIPLVADIHFDYRLALESIKSGADKIRLNPGNIPKREHVEEVVKACKEKNIPIRIGVNSGSLPGRAEPTPELMVETAQHHVEILESMDFYDIALSLKATDMNLMIETYRLAAKTFNYPLHLGVTEAGTAFSGGIKSAMGIGILLHEGIGNTIRVSLTDNPILEIQAAKEILKNLGLKDKVPNLISCPTCGRIQYDMIDIAKRIEAYLLKVNKTINVAIMGCAVNGPGEAKHADIGVAGGKGEALLFRKGQIIKKIKESEVYDELIKEIDNFDDSVYEKNA; this is translated from the coding sequence ATGTTACAGAGAGAAAAAACACGTTCAATAAAGATTGGACCATATACCATGGGTGGAAATAATAAAGTCTTTATCCAATCCATGACAAATACATACACAAAAGATGTGGAAGCGACCGTCAAACAAATTAAAATGCTCGAGAATGCTGGTTGCGAGATTATTAGAGTCGCTGTTTTAGATATGGTAGATGCACAAGCCATTAAAAAAATTAAAAAACAAATTTCTATCCCACTGGTTGCAGATATCCATTTTGATTATAGATTAGCACTTGAATCCATTAAAAGTGGTGCTGATAAGATTAGATTAAATCCAGGAAACATTCCTAAGCGTGAACATGTCGAAGAAGTTGTTAAAGCATGTAAGGAAAAAAACATTCCCATTCGTATTGGTGTTAATAGTGGATCCTTACCAGGTAGAGCAGAACCCACACCAGAACTTATGGTTGAAACAGCTCAGCATCATGTAGAAATCTTAGAGTCTATGGATTTTTATGATATCGCTTTATCATTAAAAGCAACAGATATGAATCTAATGATTGAAACTTACCGCTTAGCTGCCAAAACGTTTAATTATCCACTTCATTTAGGTGTCACTGAAGCAGGTACTGCATTTAGTGGTGGTATCAAAAGCGCTATGGGCATTGGTATACTTCTTCATGAAGGTATTGGTAACACGATTAGAGTGTCACTTACTGATAATCCAATTTTAGAGATTCAGGCAGCTAAAGAAATCTTAAAAAACTTAGGATTAAAGGATAAAGTTCCAAATTTAATCAGTTGTCCAACGTGTGGTCGTATCCAATACGATATGATTGATATCGCGAAAAGAATAGAAGCGTACTTACTCAAAGTGAACAAGACCATAAACGTAGCAATCATGGGTTGTGCTGTTAATGGTCCTGGTGAAGCAAAGCATGCTGATATCGGTGTTGCTGGTGGTAAAGGAGAAGCTCTTTTATTTAGAAAAGGGCAAATCATTAAAAAAATTAAAGAATCTGAAGTTTATGATGAACTCATCAAAGAAATTGATAATTTTGATGATTCAGTATATGAAAAAAACGCTTAG
- a CDS encoding molecular chaperone DnaK translates to MAKTNKIIGIDLGTTNSVVSVMEGGEAKVIANAEGGRTTPSVVSFKGEDISVGEVAKRQAITNPNTVSSIKRHMGDAGYKVDIQGKKYTPQQISAMILQNLKKTAEDYLGAEVTQAVITVPAYFNDAERQATKDAGKIAGLEVKRIINEPTAAALAYGIDKTDKEQTVLVFDLGGGTFDVSILHLADGTFEVVSTAGNNKLGGDDFDQVVIDYLVQEFRKENGVDLSKDKMAVQRLKDAAEKAKKELSGVTTSQISLPFITMGQAGPLHLEMNLTRAKFNELTSHLVDKCQQPVRRALSDAKLTPKDIDQVLLVGGSTRIPAVQDLVKRELGKEPNKSVNPDEVVAMGAAIQGGVLAGDVKDVLLLDVTPLSLGIETLGGVFTKLIERNTTIPTSKSQVFSTAADNQPAVDIHVLQGERSMAADNKTLGRFQLADIPPAPRGVPQIEVTFDIDANGIVSVKAKDLGTNKEQSIQVTGTGSLSDDEIDRMVKEAEEQAEADKAKREAADTRNEASNLIFQTNKAITDLKDEVDESTKTKLEDQIKALEEALKGDDIEDIKVKKEQLEKDAQDIAVKAYQKAQQAQQGQQDTQNDSTDEDGKTTVDAEFEEK, encoded by the coding sequence ATGGCAAAGACGAATAAAATTATTGGTATTGACTTAGGAACTACAAACTCAGTTGTTTCAGTAATGGAAGGCGGAGAAGCAAAAGTAATAGCAAATGCTGAAGGTGGAAGAACAACACCATCAGTCGTATCATTTAAAGGTGAAGACATTAGTGTAGGTGAAGTTGCGAAAAGACAAGCAATCACAAACCCTAATACCGTAAGTTCAATCAAAAGACACATGGGTGATGCAGGATATAAAGTAGATATTCAAGGCAAAAAATACACCCCACAACAAATTTCTGCAATGATTTTACAAAACTTAAAGAAAACTGCAGAAGATTATTTAGGTGCTGAAGTCACGCAAGCAGTAATTACTGTTCCAGCATATTTTAACGATGCTGAAAGACAAGCGACTAAAGATGCAGGTAAAATTGCAGGTTTAGAAGTAAAACGTATCATCAACGAACCAACAGCAGCTGCGCTTGCATATGGTATTGATAAAACAGATAAAGAACAAACTGTTTTAGTATTTGACTTAGGTGGAGGTACATTTGACGTATCTATCCTTCACTTAGCAGATGGAACTTTTGAAGTAGTTTCAACTGCAGGTAACAATAAACTAGGTGGAGATGATTTTGACCAAGTTGTTATTGATTATTTAGTACAAGAATTTAGAAAAGAAAACGGTGTTGACTTATCAAAAGATAAGATGGCAGTTCAACGTCTAAAAGATGCTGCTGAAAAAGCTAAAAAAGAGTTAAGTGGTGTCACTACATCACAAATTAGCCTACCATTTATTACGATGGGACAAGCGGGTCCACTTCACTTAGAAATGAACCTAACAAGAGCTAAATTTAATGAGTTAACATCACACTTAGTAGATAAATGTCAACAACCAGTTAGACGTGCATTATCTGATGCAAAACTAACACCTAAAGATATTGATCAAGTATTATTAGTTGGTGGGTCAACAAGAATTCCAGCTGTACAAGACCTTGTTAAACGTGAATTAGGTAAAGAGCCTAATAAGAGTGTTAACCCAGATGAAGTAGTAGCAATGGGTGCTGCAATTCAAGGTGGGGTCTTAGCAGGTGATGTGAAAGACGTCTTATTATTAGATGTTACACCACTTTCACTTGGTATTGAAACTTTAGGTGGCGTATTTACAAAACTTATTGAAAGAAACACAACAATTCCAACTTCAAAATCACAAGTATTCTCAACTGCTGCAGATAACCAACCAGCTGTAGATATTCACGTTCTACAAGGTGAACGTTCAATGGCTGCAGATAATAAAACTTTAGGTAGATTCCAATTAGCGGATATTCCACCTGCACCTCGTGGCGTTCCACAAATCGAAGTAACATTTGATATTGATGCTAATGGTATCGTTTCTGTAAAAGCTAAAGATCTTGGAACAAATAAAGAACAATCTATTCAAGTTACAGGTACAGGATCATTATCAGATGATGAAATCGATCGTATGGTAAAAGAAGCTGAAGAACAAGCTGAAGCTGATAAAGCTAAACGTGAAGCTGCTGATACAAGAAATGAAGCATCAAATTTAATTTTCCAAACAAATAAAGCAATCACTGATTTAAAAGACGAAGTAGATGAATCTACAAAAACAAAACTAGAAGACCAAATCAAAGCTTTAGAAGAAGCACTCAAAGGCGATGACATCGAAGATATTAAAGTTAAGAAAGAACAACTAGAAAAAGATGCTCAAGACATTGCTGTAAAAGCATATCAAAAAGCTCAACAAGCTCAACAAGGACAACAAGATACGCAAAATGATTCTACTGACGAAGATGGTAAGACTACTGTCGACGCTGAATTTGAAGAAAAATAA